From a single Flavobacterium sp. genomic region:
- a CDS encoding MFS transporter: protein MSTNQIKTNWAQFIPLVTVFFFWGFVAASNDILIPVFKEAFDLTQGQSQLVSVAFYVAYTIGSIIYMIISYLMKGDLINKIGYKNSLALGLVVSAMGTLLFYPAANSGSFPLMLSGLFIVGLGFSLQQTVANPLAIALGPITTGSQRLTLAGGINNLGTTIGPLIVSFAIFGSATSSNTTLDIESVKIPYLILGAAFLLVAVLLKFSSLPDKPQAVVESDESIANDRGSALKYPQLILGMIAIFVYVGVEVSTASNLPAYMEKDLGFLTKDIAPYISLYWASLMIGRWTGAIEAFTDKMSLQKILRFVAPYLAFGVFLLVNAIAKHDLTPFYIYAFIILVLIAADIASKGNPARMLLIFSGLGILALLIGMATSGMTSVYAFTSVGLFCSTLWPCIFTLAVSGLGKNTSQGSSFLIMMIMGGGIISWLQGFVADETTIHSSYIIGVLCFAYLAFYAWKVSGILKNQGINFDKKVAGNH, encoded by the coding sequence ATGAGTACAAACCAAATTAAAACGAATTGGGCACAATTTATTCCCTTAGTAACAGTTTTCTTTTTTTGGGGATTTGTTGCAGCTAGTAACGATATTTTAATTCCTGTTTTTAAAGAAGCTTTTGATTTAACACAAGGCCAAAGTCAATTGGTATCTGTAGCCTTTTATGTTGCTTATACAATCGGCTCGATTATTTATATGATTATATCGTACCTTATGAAAGGGGATTTAATTAATAAAATAGGATATAAAAATTCTTTAGCATTAGGTTTAGTTGTTTCGGCTATGGGAACTTTATTGTTTTATCCAGCTGCCAATTCAGGTTCATTTCCATTAATGCTATCTGGTTTATTTATAGTAGGTTTAGGTTTCTCACTTCAACAAACAGTTGCAAATCCGTTAGCAATTGCTTTAGGACCAATTACAACTGGTTCACAACGATTAACATTAGCCGGTGGAATTAACAATTTGGGAACTACTATTGGTCCATTAATTGTCAGTTTTGCTATTTTTGGTTCAGCTACCTCGAGTAATACTACGTTAGATATTGAAAGCGTAAAAATTCCATATTTAATTTTAGGAGCTGCTTTTTTATTAGTTGCAGTGTTGTTGAAATTTTCATCATTACCAGATAAACCTCAAGCGGTGGTTGAATCGGATGAAAGTATTGCTAACGACAGGGGTAGTGCTTTAAAATATCCACAATTAATTTTGGGTATGATTGCTATTTTTGTTTATGTTGGAGTAGAAGTTTCAACAGCAAGTAATTTACCAGCCTATATGGAAAAAGACTTAGGCTTTTTAACTAAGGATATTGCACCTTACATATCATTATATTGGGCAAGTTTAATGATTGGAAGATGGACAGGTGCTATTGAAGCCTTTACCGATAAAATGAGTTTACAAAAAATTCTTCGCTTTGTAGCTCCTTATTTAGCTTTTGGTGTATTTCTTTTGGTTAATGCAATTGCTAAACATGATTTAACACCATTTTACATTTATGCATTTATTATTTTAGTTTTAATTGCTGCCGATATAGCAAGTAAAGGTAATCCTGCCAGAATGTTATTAATCTTTTCCGGATTAGGCATTTTAGCATTACTTATCGGAATGGCAACTTCTGGTATGACTAGCGTGTATGCATTTACTTCTGTTGGTTTATTCTGTAGTACACTTTGGCCTTGTATTTTTACTTTAGCAGTAAGTGGACTTGGAAAAAATACTAGTCAAGGAAGTAGTTTCCTAATCATGATGATTATGGGAGGAGGAATAATTAGTTGGTTACAAGGCTTTGTAGCTGATGAAACCACCATTCATTCCAGTTATATCATTGGTGTTTTATGTTTTGCTTATTTGGCTTTTTATGCATGGAAAGTAAGTGGAATTCTTAAAAATCAAGGAATTAATTTTGATAAAAAAGTTGCGGGTAATCATTAA